The Capsicum annuum cultivar UCD-10X-F1 chromosome 1, UCD10Xv1.1, whole genome shotgun sequence sequence AGATAACGGCACAAGCAGCGGTATTGCTCAAGGATTCTTGATATGGACTAGTAAGAAGTACTCCGTAAGAAGCCCAATTGCAGTTGTGCTACAACCTAAAATTGGtttctagttttattttcttctcgTTTTAGTAACTGGAACAATGTATAACAAGCTTATAGCACTGGTCTCGATAGAAACCGTGGAATAATAAGTAACAAAAGTATTCACATTATATCTAGTGATAGAATTCAGTTGTTCTTCGAAATTAATTTGCATGTTACATTTTCACTTGTATGAATTTCACAATATCAAAAATGACACTACGTGAATTAGTACAAATACTTACAATTCCAAAACTGTTCTTGTAAGTTCTATAAAAGTTGAATGCATAGTTTCCTGATCCTGCTCTTGTAGTCAAATCTCTTTGACATATATGTCCTTCACTGGCAACATTTTATACGTCAAGCGTTTCACAAAGCAGAGCGGACCTACATTTGTttttggggtgctccggcacccatTAAACTCGAGCAGAATAggtaaaattacatagaaaatatacgaAAATAAGTATATAATGTATAAAAGCACCCACTGAAACAAAAAGTTGATTGGGTGCATTGACATTTAGGTTGCCCCTAAGGTTCCCCACCGGAAgggattttttaaattttttaagcacaCACTATCCTTAAATCCTGGATCCTCCGCCACTGTGACACAcagtgtatataatatatataactttAGCTACATCAGGTATCCACTACCTTGTTGGTACCCAACTTATTCCAAATTTGTGCCAGGAAGTTCCACATAAAGTGTAAAGTGTTTTCTAACAAAGACGACTTCATACTCAGGGCTCGTAAGCTTAAAATCAAATAGCTCCACATCATCATGTGGAGAAAAAGCTTATAATAGTTCCTTATATGTGAGTTTAGATTCAAAGTCACTCTTGTTCTTTCATATGAAACATTAATAATCTTTCACGTTTATAACATTGGTGCTCACTTTTGATCCCCTCACAATCAGACGAACACCAATACTAGCCATGAAGTTGCTTAAAGATTAGATACAACTAGGAACTCGTTCACTATGCATAATTTATAGTGAACGAGCTCCTAGCTGCAATGATGTTTGGATTGAACAGAAGAATAAGCACTCTTCTTCTCGCGGTATCTTACATGGAGTTATAATTCCTGTCGAACAAAGAGGAAGACGACTGAACAGGGATTCTTAGTAGCTCAGTTGGTTGGCTACCTGACCTTCATGTTGTTCATGAGGGTGCTGAACACTCCATACACTAAATTGTGGGCAAAACCAACGTCAAAAAACAGACGAAAGTTTGGGGATCAAGAGTGCACAAATATTGCaaatacataaacataaacaaACACTTAAACTTCGCCTCCGGCCTCAGCTAACAAGCAAATATTTCAATTCTGAATATGCACATGTAGATACCTCAATTCGTTTTATTGTGTCAGTTGAACGCTTCAACTTACAAAATAATCATCTTGACACACTTTCAAAATTTATGTGCCACGTTAATGTTGGGTGCCCATGAGACATAGTGAGGACACATTGAAGTTGAGGTGTCTAGATATACACTCTCAAAGTTAGAGTGTTTGGTTATGTATTCTTTCGCGAGTTTCATATCTCAACTACTCATTGTTCTCATTACTTATCTAAATTATCACTCTTTTGTATCAAAttacaccccgatttgctgagtTGGCTAAACATTTATTCCCGATCAATAACAGGAGCATGTAGACTAACTCAGCTTCGAGGTATGTTTTGTTTTAATAAATAGTTTGTGATACTACATTTAGAAAAAGCGAACACATGATAGTTCAGGTGGATTACTCAcaagctaagttgctcggactcttcaaaaatctCTACATGTGcgtgtcagatcctccaaaaatagtgtatttttgaaggatctgacacgGCTGCGCAGAGATGGAGCCAGGGTTTGAAGTCTGTGGGttctaaagagaaaaaaaacatatACTGCTGGGGTTCGAACACACGTCTGTGAGCAAAAAGAAGCCTTATCACTGGCCCAACAATCACTAGGCCAAACAACAATGTTTGACAGTGGGTTCGcagtatataataatatatgtatatattcagaatttagtagtataaatATAGGGTCTACGTAAAAGCTActgggttcacccgaacccccgtAGGGTACTGCAGCTTCGCCCCTGCTGCTGCGGCGAATTTTTGACCGAGCAACTTAGCTCACTAGAACATGATACTTTAGATATACTTTTAatcattatttcttttcattAATTGGATAATATTCTCTGTCCTATTGTCTTTTTTGGTATTCATCACTTATTTATTTTCATTCCACTACTTTCCAACTCATTTCTTCGATTCAACAATTAGGAAGCAATCTAGCAAATCCCTTCCCCCTCTCCCACAACTACTAAAAAATGCCAGTTCTTTTGGTATTTTACATGCGTGTGGTAAGCCAAAAACATATACAAGTTGGCACATGTATGAAAGGAAGCCTTcaagtaactggtaaagttgttgtcatgtgaccattGAGGTTACTAGTTCAAGGCTCAAGCCGTGGAGACATCCTCTTGCAGAAATGTGGAGTATACATATAATAAACCTCGGTGGTTCGGCCTTTCTTTGGACCCCACGCAACGCGAAAGTCGTGGAAACAGCCTTGTAGAAATGTTGAGTATACATAAAATAAACCCCTGTGGTTCAGTTCTTCTTTGGACCACGCACAAAGCAGAAgccgtggaaacagcctcttATAGAAATGTGGAGTATACATACAATAATCCCCTGTGGTTGGGCCCTTCTTTAACCCCGTGCATAGCGAAAGCTTTAGTGTGCCgaactttctttttttcttttaaacatCACATATCTATTCTTTGAGAACCACTCATAAGAACATGTCTTGATCACTACTAAttgacaagaaaataaaataaatactttcAACTCACTATTCGTCCAAAACTCTCTTTCCAACTTAACTAACTACTAAAAACATGCGAATTTTCGAGGAAATTTTCCGAGGGAGGTCATCGAAAAATGGCTCGTTAAAAGATCGGTATTTAGTACATATTGATTAAATTGTAATCATTGTAATGATATTCAATTCATCATATCAAAACGTTGATTTGGAGATAGGATTAAGGAATGCAGGATGATATGGTTCCGTCTTCCTTTCTCATGCCCGAAATGGCCTTATGGGTTTACCAATGAACGTTCTATGCCAGAGTTCATGCTAACTTAATTCCACAAAGGGTGTTGGTCGATTAAGATAGTCAGACGGTGATCATGAAAGTCAAAATCGACGCACTAAGGATAGTTTAAAAACAGGCAGTCCGGTGCAGTAAACCTCCCGCTATGCACAGGGTCCGGGGAACagcccaccacaagggtgtattgtacgcatccttaccttgcatttctgccagagccacctggtcacatggcaacaactttaccagttactccaaggctcacCTTCTCACTAAGGATAGTTTATAacaagaaaaaggtgttaataACTTCTAGAAAAGGTTTTGTTAAAGCAAATTACtcaatttatttttgaagttCTCAATGGAAATACTCCACATTAGTCAAAGTCTAATCATTTatagtaaagaaaaatatattaagatGAGTGGTATTGATTAAACAATTCAAAAGTCTTCCACTGCTGGACCATAGCACACTATATATGATAGTGGTACACAATGTAAGAAAAATATCAAACTCCACTGTCCCAAGTGTGCATCATATAGTTCACAGTTCCTTTCTTCCTACCACATTTGCAGCCATggaaatcttgaaaatatttttcgttATTTCTGCAATACTTGGTTGTTTCTCATGGCCTAGTATGCAGAGCGATTTGGAGACGTACATAGTTCAAGTCGAATCTCCAGAAAGCCAAATTTCCACTCAATCATCAAGGACGGATTTGGAGAGGTGGTACAAGTCTTTCTTGCCAAATACCATAGCAACCGCTGGCTCACAAGAAGGGTCGCGATTGATATATTCGTACCACAATGTGATGAAAGGCTTTGCAGCAAGATTATCAGCAGAACAATTGAAGGAAATGGAGAAGAAACCAGGTTTTATATCAGCGTGGCCTCAGAGGAAATTGTTGTTGCACAGTACACATACTCCGAGTTTTCTTGGATTGCAACAGAACGTTGGATTGTGGAAGGATGCAACTTATGGAAAAGGTGTTATCATTGGAATCTTGGACACTGGGATTTTCCCTGACCATCCTTCATTTAGCGACAAAGGGATGCCTCCTCCGCCTGCTAAATGGAAGGGCAAGTGTGAATCGGACTTCTCAACAAAGTGTAACAACAAGCTCATTGGTGCGAGGACTTACCCAACATTCAGTGATTCACCGATAGATGATATTGGACATGGTACACACACTGCCAGCACAGCTGCGGGAAGTTTTGTGAAAGGTGCCAATGTGTATGAGAACGCTAAAGGCACTGCGGTTGGGATTGCTCCTCTTGCTCACCTCGCCATTTATAAGGTTTGTGATTCATTGGGTTGCGCCGACAGTGACCTTCTAGCGTCCATCGATGCAGCTATTGATGATGGAGTAGATATCTTGTCCATATCCATTGGTGGTAATAGCAGGTCATTCTATGGTGATCCCATTGCACTCGGGGCATTAAGTGCAGCAAAAAAAGGTATTCTTGTAAGTTGCTCTGCCGGTAATGGTGGTCCATCCGATAGCAGCTTATCAAATGAAGCTCCGTGGATTCTAACAGTAGGTGCAAGCACTCTTGACAGGAAACTCAAGGCCACAGTTAAGCTCGGAAACCAAAAAGTATTCAAGGGCGAATCAGCATTTCATCCAAAGGGTCACAATTCAGCATTTTACCCTTTGTTTGATNNNNNNNNNNNNNNNNNNNNNNNNNNNNNNNNNNNNNNNNNNNNNNNNNNNNNNNNNNNNNNNNNNNNNNNNNNNNNNNNNNNNNNNNNNNNNNNNNNNNNNNNNNNNNNNNNNNNNNNNNNNNNNNNNNNNNNNNNNNNNNNNNNNNNNNNNNNNNNNNNNNNNNNNNNNNNNNNNNNNNNNNNNNNNNNNNNNNNNNNNNNNNNNNNNNNNNNNNNNNNNNNNNNNNNNNNNNNNNNNNNNNNNNNNNNNNNNNNNNNNNNNNNNNNNNNNNNNNNNNNNNNNNNNNNNNNNNNNNNNNNNNNNNNNNNNNNNNNNNNNNNNNNNNNNNNNNNNNNNNNNNNNNNNNNNNNNNNNNNNNNNNNNNNNNNNNNNNNNNNNNNNNNNNNNNNNNNNNNNNNNNNNNNNNNNNNNNNNNNNNNNNNNNNNNNNNNNNNNNNNNNNNNNNNNNNNNNNNNNNNNNNNNNNNNNNNNNNNNNNNNNNNNNNNNNNNNNNNNNNNNNNNNNNNNNNNNNNNNNNNNNNNNNNNNNNNNNNNNNNNNNNNNNNNNNNNNNNNNNNNNNNNNNNNNNNNNNNNNNNNNNNNNNNNNNNNNNNNNNNNNNNNNNNNNNNNNNNNNNNNNNNNNNNNNNNNNNNNNNNNNNNNNNNNNNNNNNNNNNNNNNNNNNNNNNNNNNNNNNNNNNNNNNNNNNNNNNNNNNNNNNNNNNNNNNNNNNNNNNNNNNNNNNNNNNNNNNNNNNNNNNNNNNNNNNNNNNNNNNNNNNNNNNNNNNNNNNNNNNNNNNNNNNNNNNNNNNNNNNNNNNNNNNNNNNNNNNNNNNNNNNNNNNNNNNNNNNNNNNNNNNNNNNNNNNNNNNNNNNNNNNNNNNNNNNNNNNNNNNNNNNNNNNNNNNNNNNNNNNNNNNNNNNNNNNNNNNNNNNNNNNNNNNNNNNNNNNNNNNNNNNNNNNNNNNNNNNNNNNNNNNNNNNNNNNNNNNNNNNNNNNNNNNNNNNNNNNNNNNNNNNNNNNNNNNNNNNNNNNNNNNNNNNNNNNNNNNNNNNNNNNNNNNNNNNNNNNNNNNNNNNNNNNNNNNNNNNNNNNNNNNNNNNNNNNNNNNNNNNNNNNNNNNNNNNNNNNNNNNNNNNNNNNNNNNNNNNNNNNNNNNNNNNNNNNNNNNNNNNNNNNNNNNNNNNNNNNNNNNNNNNNNNNNNNNNNNNNNNNNNNNNNNNNNNNNNNNNNNNNNNNNNNNNNNNNNNNNNNNNNNNNNNNNNNNNNNNNNNNNNNNNNNNNNNNNNNNNNNNNNNNNNNNNNNNNNNNNNNNNNNNNNNNNNNNNNNNNNNNNNNNNNNNNNNNNNNNNNNNNNNNNNNNNNNNNNNNNNNNNNNNNNNNNNNNNNNNNNNNNNNNNNNNNNNNNNNNNNNNNNNNNNNNNNNNNNNNNNNNNNNNNNNNNNNNNNNNNNNNNNNNNNNNNNNNNNNNNNNNNNNNNNNNNNNNNNNNNNNNNNNNNNNNNNNNNNNNNNNNNNNNNNNNNNNNNNNNNNNNNNNNNNNNNNNNNNNNNNNNNNNNNNNNNNNNNNNNNNNNNNNNNNNNNNNNNNNNNNNNNNNNNNNNNNNNNNNNNNNNNNNNNNNNNNNNNNNNNNNNNNNNNNNNNNNNNNNNNNNNNNNNNNNNNNNNNNNNNNNNNNNNNNNNNNNNNNNNNNNNNNNNNNN is a genomic window containing:
- the LOC124899234 gene encoding subtilisin-like protease, with translation MEILKIFFVISAILGCFSWPSMQSDLETYIVQVESPESQISTQSSRTDLERWYKSFLPNTIATAGSQEGSRLIYSYHNVMKGFAARLSAEQLKEMEKKPGFISAWPQRKLLLHSTHTPSFLGLQQNVGLWKDATYGKGVIIGILDTGIFPDHPSFSDKGMPPPPAKWKGKCESDFSTKCNNKLIGARTYPTFSDSPIDDIGHGTHTASTAAGSFVKGANVYENAKGTAVGIAPLAHLAIYKVCDSLGCADSDLLASIDAAIDDGVDILSISIGGNSRSFYGDPIALGALSAAKKGILVSCSAGNGGPSDSSLSNEAPWILTVGASTLDRKLKATVKLGNQKVFKGESAFHPKGHNSAFYPLFD